The sequence AGGTGTATCCAGATGAAATGGCCTTGCTTTCTACTGGACGACAAGGGTTACCTAAACGAAGTAATTTATACCAGTTGACGCCAGCGGTAGACGAGTGTGGAGTGCTGCGCCTAGACGGAAGAATTGGAGCTGCTCCGTATGTGTCATTCGACGCTAAGTTTCCGGTAATTCTCCCGAGAAAACATCCAGTAACAAAGTTAATCGTGGAGGAATTTCATCAGATGTACAATCACGGCAATTCGGAAACGGTTGTAAACGAAGTTCGACAAATTTATCACATCGTACGACTAAGGACAGTAGTGAAGCAAATTGCCGCTTCGTGTCAGTGGTGTAAAGTGAAGAAGGCAAGCCCGAAGATTCCACGAATGGCACCACTGCCTTTGGCACGTTTGTCGTCGTTTACTCGGCCATTTACGTACACCGGAATCGACTACTTTGGGCCACTGCTAGTGAAACTAGGAAGGAGTGCGGTTAAGCGGTGGATCTGCTTGTTCACCTGTCTCACCACCCGTGCCGTCCATGTCGAGGTTGCCCATAGCCTATCTACGCCATCGTGTGTGAAGTGCGTTCGTCGATTTGTTTGCCGCCGTGGAGCGCCAGCTGAAATCTACACGGATAACGGCACCAATTTTCATGGAGCAGAGCGTATGTTGCGTGAGCAACTAGAAAAATTGCATATAGATACGGCAGCGACGTTCACCAATACGAACACAAAATGGATATTCATCCCTCCATCAGCACCTCACATGGGCGGGGCGTGGGAGAGGATGGTTCGGTCGATAAAGTCGGCCATGGAAGCAGCTTACAGCAGTGATCGGAAACTGGACGACGAAGGATTGGAGACGTTAGCCATCGAAGCCGAGGGTATTGTCAACAGTCGGCCGCTCACCTACCTACCCCTGGACGCTGCTGAAGGTGAAGCCCTAACACCCAACCACTTTCTTCTAGGAAGCTCTAAGGGCGTTCGTCAACCCACATTGCCGATCAATGATCCTGCTTCTGCGGTGAAGAACTCATGGAGTCTGATACAACATCAGCTCGATATTTTTTGGAAACGCTGGATTCGCGAGTATCTGCCAATGTTGACGAAGCGGATGAAATGGTTCGGTGATTTCAAGCCTGTAGCTGTAGGAGATCAGGTCCTTATCGTGGACGAAACCAGAAGGAATAGCTGGATACGAGGACGAGTCAAGGAGGTCGTGATGGCGCAAGATGGAAGAGTTCGACAGGCTGTTGTCCAAACTGCGAGGGGGATGCTACGTAGACCAGTTGCGAAGTTGGCCGTGTTGGAGGTAGAGTTGGGTGGTAAAACTGGGACCGATGGCCAGTGTTACGGGGGGGAGGATGTTGCTGCCAACCCTGCCTGATGGTGTGACCGCAACCGAAATCAGTTGACAGTGCAATGAGGAGGGTGCTAATCGGGCTGAAATGTCAAGCGAATGTAAATGAACAATTGTTGTTGAGACCCTGAAGTGAAACGTGAAACGTAAAACATTATATTATTGAAATTAACTTGAATTAGCTAAAACTTACTACTATATTTACAGAAAACTTATATCTATTTCATCAATTTATAAAATTACCTTAAAACTAGTATTATCACAGTTGTTGCAGTTATTATCACAGAAAGTAAGTTATATACGTGAGATACTCCTCAGTTCTAACCTTAAACTAATATCACAGAGAAATATTGGCTGGACGAACACAATAGACGGACATAGAATAATCCGGAATAGGCTCTGATACCGATAATTGTAAGGTAAAACTTATTGTACACGAAACTTAATACTAATTAcggaataaatttatagttTAAAGCTGTATTCGCACCAACACCCCGAGTTTGCGATCTGCTAGAGAAAATCGGCTACGAGCACACATCGTTCTCCGAacaagtgcgtagaaattactcactcaaaaaaaaacgagaaaggcaccatcaccgctaggtagattattctgttttttttttctaatatttggttAAGTTGTATAAGAAAAGattgtaatattagattaaatgcACAGCTTTCATTCGAAATCGCTCTGCTTGATGCATATTTTTTCAGCAGGATGGTGAAACAGGTGTACCAAAAGTCCTCGAGACGCCCCTGGTATCgccttagtgtgatacacatcATAATTAATTCCTACATTACGGCTTTTGCAAACGCTGTAAagcgaatcaaccaaccaagcctTTAAAGTTCAAcaaaccattttcttcataacttttgaacgaaaTGACCAATCGTGATTCAACAGTGATCAACTAGACTTTGACCcttgtcgaatgaaacttgttgcgagaaaatcgctTAAAGATTACTAtctgaaaagttgtctaatgtttttcttagcttttgttcACAAATACACACAcaacatacacacggacagacagacatttgctcagctcgtcaagctgagtcgattaatatataacactatgggtctccaaggCTATAAAAAGTTTGCTTTCGAAGTAAAaagatagcctttcggtataaCTTTGtcgtacgagaaagacaaaaagatAGACTATTCATATTACGAGCTTAATGACATGATAAAGATGATGTCAAAGTTCACTCATCTTAtttcattttaaataattttacgtCAAATACCTCGTAATTTAAATCAAAAGATaggatcaccgtcttcgaccagagagTATGCAGACTGGATATTTTAACACTTAGCATTAggcaacggacaggacatttacacaacacccagtggaccagtgcgGAAATTtccctttacgaaaagttcTCTTCTTACTGGGGTGGGAATCGAAACCCATACTTGACGGCACGCAAATGCGTTTAAACGGTTGACGCCGCTATCCGCACAGCCACGAAATCCACAAAAGGCTGTTCAAGCAGTTTGGTCAATTATATTGATGCCaatatataaaatatttatatactGAACTATTAAGCCACCCATATTTATGAAATAGtttatgtcttcttcttcttcttcttcttcttcttcttcttcttcttcttcttcttcttcttcttcttcttattggcattacattcccacactgggacagagccgcctcgcagcttagtgttcattaaccacttccacagttattaaggtgacacgggaagcacgaacaatcatcaaatagTCATCATGTTCATCATTGATTGAATGCTTAATTAATTATccacaacaaatatgattttgaaaaagtatcacccacaggcgcgtgcttactcgcgatctacatgctgatacatttacagtttcATTAATcaactgaaaaccaaaatacgccgctccaaagttacgaggtgacaatgctagaaagagacaaaagataggaaaaataacacggtgtttagtgcctccccgagtcaccttaactgcgaggtttctaagccaagttaccatttttgcattcgtatatcatgaggctaaacacgatgatacttttatgcccagggaagtcgagacaatttccaatccgaaaattgtctagactggcaccgggaatcgaacccagccaccctcagcatggtcttgctttgtagccgcgcgtcttaccgcacggctaaggagggcccgtgcGTTTATGTATCATGTACAATTTCACTTTTTGACACAAATACAAGTAACATTTTGGAAGATATTTCTAATTGAACCAAGCATTTTTCCGCATTGCGTGATATAAATAATTAGTCATTGAGATGACGTAAAGCCGCCCATGTAGCCGATAATTTAGTAGAATGTTGTACACCGGAACAATTTGATCTATTTTCCTTCTGCTTGGTTTGAGGTGGTTTGAGTTCGCGTTTACTTCGATCCGAACAGTTCATCACCCAACAGTTCCGAGCTAAAGATCCGCTACTTCGAACAAAGAAAGACGCAACGTGGATTCTATCATGTGTGAGCTATAGATAGGTGAATGTAACTTAGAAGACCGAATAAGATAGTGGTGTTGTAGGGGGACTAAGTATTTACAAATTTAAACGTATACTAACCCAACacgagcaaaaacaaaaatcctgCGGACACGAGCTGCCATTCGTAGTACTTATCGATGGTTTCCCTTTCGACGCCGTCAGGCTGACGAGATGTAAAATAATGATTGAATCATCGGGGTTGAGTTGATTGACGTCCGGAGATGTGTGCATGCAGCTGCGAAACCAGAGAGTTGAGTTCTAGAGGAAACAACCTAGAGCGAGGTCATACGGAACCGCTTTTTAGCTTGTTTAACTATCACCAGCCAAAGTGGCGCGCCGTGCAAGCGGTGTCTAATTGAATGACGAGGAAGGCGCATTGCGCTCTAATTAAACTGTCTCAGCAGCACTGATCTTCAGAACCACATGGATTTCAAGTGCGCAGTTCAGTGAATGCAATTTTGCTTGGTGGATTGCTTGGAGAGGAGAGGATAATAACGTCTTCTGATTTTAAGTTTGATAAACTCCAATTTTAGAGttgtaaaatttaaataattaattgaaatgtttttctatttattttcagCTAACAAACACCCCGCAAGTAACGATACTTATAGGATAAATGAGTCTTTGTAAATAAACAAACACATACGTGTGTTGCCCAATGACTGCTTGTATATATAGTGATAATGTGAGACTCAACATTTAGAAAGGAAAGAAATTTTAGGTCTGCCAATTGCAACAGAACAACAAATCCAAGAAAGCACTTAGGATTCCGTCGTTTCCATTCACTTCGATTAAATCTACTTTCTTTGCTAACTGCAACAGTTTATCGTGCTACATGCCAGTTTGTCGACGAATGTCTCGTTTGCGGTAGAACTTTGTCGTATATCTCCCATTCCCGGAAACGGTTGCTTATGTACTAATGAGACCTGCTTGAAGTGGTGCAGCGAGTACCTTGTATCTGGGCGATACTGTTGATCCGCCGGACCAGCGGAGTTCAACCTCAATAAATGTCGCAATACGTTCTGTAGTAGCCATTTCATCTTTGGCTGAATAGATTGACCTCTCcgaacaaaaaatagtgtgcatTAGATTGACACCATGCTGTACGTTTTTCACGTCGATACCGGGCGGATGCTCAACTTTGAAATGAGCAAAGCTTTGGAAAAGTAAGATCAATCTGTAATAGGATAATGAGATCTATTGTAAAccttttttaataatttattttcagcGTGCGCTCATTGAAGGAAACGATAGATCGGCACTACGGCATCCAATGGGACACTATAGTTCTTCTGGTTAGTGGTGGTGAAATGCTGCTCGACAACAATCGCGTCTGTAATTACACGGCCGGCACGGATACCAATCCGATTTACATGTTCAGCAACTGCACAACGGAGGACAAAAACCAACCTCCGAGGCCTAGCATAGAGACTGGTGAGTGGACAAATTTTCTTTTAGTGGATGGGTTTATCGCAAGATCTAGTTTACTTTGAGTCGAAATTCCATCGTTAGCTGTTGAATATAATCATCGAtcgattcttcaggaatttgtttttattaagaTTGTCTATTTAATACATAGATAATACGGCTTTGAACATTTTTGTTCCTTTTTTGGTTTCTTAAATTCGACCATATtggtagggtatccaatcatggtttgaaccaaatggtgggtttcagatgagccgtcGAAACAAAGTTGATTCATTTCATTATAGAGACATGTTACAACTGCGAAttctagtttatatggaagcttagttcattatctttctgaAAACATCCTGGAAGCACATATTTATGCTCAGCACATATTTATGCTCAGTcacataactttgattcgtaccatggttagaactacactgttcatggtttgaactaaattcgtaccatggtttgaactactgcagcagcttctaaatataatactaatcacatgcatgaaacgctgaggaaatctATAGAAAACCAAATTTgtttactattcatcttctcgctaatagtaactcgaaacgtgtgaaaatcgtctaaattatcgatattttatttttatttcatattggaaatgtaaacaaaatgctccagctaggcgcatgcagcgctcctagcggacagcagcacaacatgactgcatttacaagttcaaaccatgatacgaatttagttcaaaccatgatcagtttttactttgtataaatgttactattttaactatttaaaactgtttcttaattgtatgatgatgtcaatcgattacagataaaaagagcgttcttttgatatattgatctcactcctgtgtcataaaatgcgtcctttacgagctttttgaaattatgccactggAGGGGGGGGGGCGGatttagcgcaaattcaggacgtttttaaatgGCTCCATTTTAtcacttaaacaatatgtacgaatgtttaaataaactctatcacctccagtatacctaaatatgccattcacgctgttttaggttcatttcctgccaatgagatggtaatttctactgatttaaaaatggttcaaaccatgatacgcttttgatgatgatgatgatgatgatgatgatgatggtcccgccacatacccctacaagggtttgagctagacgagttatctttaagataattaattgatatgcatttaatcggatttccaaaaagaaaaacgatccgatttcttatgacagatataaatttgaatattttacatcactatacagcaaaaaatataaatttaaaaaactgaTCTTTCCAAAACCGCAATCTTGCTAAAACATCAGTAGTGATACATACAGCTCtatgaaaatgcaaaacttgtgatacctctcgcacagatttcaaaagtttcaccaggaatcgcGTATCAAGTCAATTTTCGCTCAAAAACTAGTATGTATCTATAGTATTCATGATTCTCGACAATACAGGCACCAACACTTGtgataccgctccgtcgatatcaaaagtttcagtTTAACCGCGAAACAATCTACTGGATAGCTATATCGAACATTCAAAACTCTTTCAGCAGTAACCATACAAAAGTCATTCACTCCTAATCATTCAAACAGATCAAAATGTGGCAcacgaaaattaaatttgaaataatttatacctgtatttcgcgcgcgaggctcaaactcttgtagactacacaaagaaaagttaaattaataattacgtcaataaagtaaaaaaccatcatcatcatcgaggcgatcgTTGTAGTCGTTAATGCcccaaaaacaataaataaaataaaataaaacacacaAAAGTATCCGTTGGGTAAAACTTCGTCAAAACTTAAATTAGTTAATGCTTAAAAATTGTCGAGTAGCTGTCTAAAATgcagctttgacgtgtgaaatacattgtctcttgAACTGTGCTAGTGTCGctgcacgtttgatgtgtgtaggcatcgaattgaaaacatttacacCCTTGTAGaacaatgaattttgtgaagcaccATGCAAAAAGAAAGGTGTTCTTACATCAACCGCGTTTCTCgtattatatctatgaatgtcacttcctctttcaattcgatcacacaaatatcgaggcagcaaaccattaattactttaaaatgaacaccatagtcaaaTAAACAATGCGTTGCTTCACTGACAGCCACTGCAAGGCGTCTaacaaaaaagttgaggaagtgaacctattgcatctcaaaatcaagcgcattattttattttgcaaacgctgtaatctcgatatttgtgtaccGTTAGCCAAGAATAGGATGGACGGGCAGAAATCcagatgaggagagatgattgatttatacaacAATATTTTACTAGCAATGGTCAAATCGTTTTTTAATCGGCAAagaattccatacttcttggcaatctagttcaaaccatgattggataccctatatTCTGATCAGGGTCATTTGACTATTGACAAAAGGTTTTCATAAGCacaatttcatgaaaatcttattgttttcaatgtttttttttggggaAAGTATGGCAAGATCGCTAACAACGATTCAGGCATCAGTAAGCGTCATTTTCACATTATGAATAAATGGGAGTATGCTTTATAATGTAAAAGGGTAATGAAATTGGAAAACACATTTTTCAACATAAATAACTCTTGAAATATTCGCTATAAGTTGTTTAAGTGTAAATTACATTTTTCCTATAATTTTGTAATCACTTAATTTAAGGTTTTATATCTCATtcgttttattgaaaaaaataatattcacCAATAATTATGTATGCCTAATAGTTTACCCACACTAATAATTGGATgagatttgaagaaaatataatcgattgaaaaaaaaaacaattttggtAGAGACAATGTTTTAACGGCAATTTTTAAAATCCAAATCTTAAATACATCCCCAAGTACTTACAAAAGAACCAAAATAATTTGGGCTCAAGTAAGAGCTAATTTAAAACAAAGGATATAAAATTAACCATAAAAAATAGTTTCAGTCAAATTTATGACTAGTGATTACAAAATCAACCTTTAAAACGACAATTTAGGAAGTAAATCATAATCATAAGCATAATTGAAATGCAAAACTGATTACaacatttttccaaatattttatgGACCTTGCTCATCTTACCCCGAGAGGATGGCAAATTCCCCATACAGTAAATAAACGCCctcgaaacaatattttttaaagcCAATTCATAAGATgtttaaactttaaaaatcaatatttttgcatGATCGTATTATAGAAAAGACCTAAAATAGATGACTAAGAGACAAAATCTACAATATACGGAAGATTTTTAGTGTTCCATGAGATCCAGAGCTTAGGGTGGCGATCTTGCCCACTTTCCCCTACACGATTATGAGTAATAATGTTTCTCATTTTATTACAGACAACGACTTAAAGGCTCAGGTGGACAAATGCCTGGAGCTGCCAGCCACCTATGGCACGGTTGTGACAAGAGCCGCATTAGCTCAAAAGATCTACGAAATGGCCAAAGAGGAGGCTAAAACATGCAAAACATTAGTCCATGAGCAACACCTACAACAGCAGGGCTGGGCAGCCGTCGTTGCTAATATGGAAGACGTGGTGAACGAGTTTCAGGAAAGGGTCGCCGATTTCTATCGGCAGTACGAAGAGCATCGACAGCGATACAAGGATCACGAAGGCATCCTTTCCTCGTAAGTACATAAAGTATTAcctattatttatttagtttacatctaaacagataacattgaatcaacaatttgacgccacaatacacggtacgaggccgcatctctctatCCTCAAATgctccccacgctcgccaagtcgttttgcacctggtctaccgccctcgctcgctgcgttccacgtacctgccggatcagaagcgaacaccatctttgcagggttgctgcccggcattcttgcaacatgccttgcccatcgtacccttccggctttagctaccttctggatactgggttcgccgtagagctgggcgagctcgtggttcattcttcgccgccacaccatgtcttcttgcacaccgccaaagatggtcctaagcacccgtctctcaaatactccgagtgcttgcaagtccttctcgagcattgtccatgtttcatgcccGTAgatgactaccggtcttatcagcgtcttgtacatagcACATTTGGttcggtggtgaatcttttttggccgcagtttcttctggagcccgtagtaggccagacttccacagatgatgcgccttcgtttttcacgactaacattgttatcaaccgttagcaaggatccaaggtagacgaattcctcgaccccctcgaaggtatccccgtgtatcgtaacactgcttcccagacgggccctgtcgcactcggttccgcacacaagcatgtattttgtcttcgacgcattcaccatcagtccaacttttgttgcttcacgtttcatgcGGGTGTAATATAATAGTTTTGCCACCTTTGctaatgttcggccgacaatgtccatgtcatccgcgaaacgaataaattgactgaatctgttttaaatcgtaccccggcgcgattcgaacgaactggtgtgtttgcccgaaatcttcacacagtttcgCCCACcaccaccgttgctttgatcagtctggtaagcttctcagggaagctgttctcgtccataattttccacagctctacgcggtctatactgtcgtataccgctttgaaatcaatgaacagatggtgcgttgcgacctggtattcacggcatttttgaagaatttgccttACAGATAAGATCTGGTCCGATGatctgttcagtttcccagattctgactatcagttaaTGCAGGCAAGAggtcaggggccctccttagccgtgcggtaagacgcgcggctacaaagcaagaccatgctgagggtggctgggttcgattcccggtgccggtctaggcaattttcgggttggaaattgtctcgacttccctgggcataaaagtatcatcgtgttagcctcatgatatacgaatgcaaaaatggtaacttggcttagaaacctcgcagttaataactgtggaagtgcttaatgaacactaagctgcgaggcggctctgtcccagtgtgggaatgtaatgccaataagaagagaaGAGAGGTCAGCtcttccgggcccatcttgatgagctcagctccgataccatccttttccagctgctttattgatctttagctgttggttggcatccttaacttccctcaaggtgggggctggttggcttccatcgtccgctgaactgacgtagtcatctcctccgctgccttgactttcactgcttgACATAAAGTatatatattttcaaataattttcagatTCGATAAAGATCTAAAGCAGCTGTCGGAAATCCCAATTCTGGCCAGTTTAATGGATAATGCGGAATCGCGGCCCTCTGGGGATTTCGATGAAATGTACGCCGATGCCTGCAATACTGTCAATAGTACATCATCCGGTAGTGCCAAAATAAGTGGCAACCAGTCAACAAGTGCCGAAAGCGGATGCATTGATGATCCAGAGGCTTGCTCAACCAAGGGAAGTGCCGCGGAAAAGCTGGATCAGGCCGATACTGTCGCGTCTTCTAAAGAGGTGACGTTATCTGAaagtgaaaagaaaattggAACTTCTTTGTTAGATTGGATTTCGGCCGACAAGGGCCAAAGTGCACTAAAGCGTATGGCTACTGTATGTCTCCGTGGGCTGGAGCTGTTTGAAAACACCGCCATGCAAAATCTAAAGGATACCGTTGATAGATCTGTAGAACAGTCACACAGGGTACGTATTTCGTGTGTGCACAACAGAAGATTATTTATGATTATCGATGTGACTGTGACTGAGCAATACCGCAAAATAGTTCACACTTACTAATAAAAATGTATGTCTTTTTTTTGCAGGAAGACCTGAAAGAGATTAAAGGTCTAGAGCAGCGGCTGTATGAtttggagcgcaaaatgttcGAAGCCAATAAGCTGGTCCAAGATCAGAATGAGCTTGCACAATCGTTCCAGCAGAATCAAAACCGAGCGAGCACACTTGGAGATACTTCGATTCTACCGGACCT comes from Armigeres subalbatus isolate Guangzhou_Male chromosome 2, GZ_Asu_2, whole genome shotgun sequence and encodes:
- the LOC134209768 gene encoding uncharacterized protein LOC134209768: MVAPLKPLSIPRLELQAAVLGSRLLSFVQESHSVKVKQRFLWSDSATVLAWLRADHRRYKQYIACRIGELLSTTDVAEWRWVPSKINPADAATKWSKNPCPSVNDEWFKGPEFLRLPENIWPQQVTCSAQPEEELRPCFVIQGGTISDSIIEFTRFSKWRRLLGTVAYVHRFINNCRRVRRGERFESLPLSQEELRRAKNTVIRMVQQQVYPDEMALLSTGRQGLPKRSNLYQLTPAVDECGVLRLDGRIGAAPYVSFDAKFPVILPRKHPVTKLIVEEFHQMYNHGNSETVVNEVRQIYHIVRLRTVVKQIAASCQWCKVKKASPKIPRMAPLPLARLSSFTRPFTYTGIDYFGPLLVKLGRSAVKRWICLFTCLTTRAVHVEVAHSLSTPSCVKCVRRFVCRRGAPAEIYTDNGTNFHGAERMLREQLEKLHIDTAATTSHGRGVGEDGSVDKVGHGSSLQQ